In Sphingobium sp. EP60837, one genomic interval encodes:
- the bcsA gene encoding UDP-forming cellulose synthase catalytic subunit, with translation MRLLPFLAPQALLRFAVGLFVAAVILVVVTVPLDLGSQWMFALTTMAGVLLFNRSRNQRATIAIGMLSLLVSTRYLFWRTTHTLEFDSLSAALLGSGLYLAELYAWIILVLGLLQTSWPLDRPVVEIEGDPESWPVIDVYIPTYNESLAIVQNTVFAAMDMDYPKDRFHVYILDDGRRPEFRAFARQAGCGYLTRADNLHAKAGNLNAAMKKTDGQLIAIFDCDHVPTRAFLQMTVGWFQKDARLAMLQTPHHFYSPDPVQRNLGNVKELPGEGDLFYGAVQKGNDLWNATFFCGSCAIIRRSALEQTNGFAGETVTEDAHTALKLQRMGWNTAYIGIRLSAGLATERLVLHVGQRIRWARGMTQIMRIDNPLFGPGLNWHQRLCYLNAMLHFQFPLPRIVFLTSPLAYLIAGQNIIHASAALIFAYALPHLFISTMSSERIQGGDRRPFWGEIYETLLAFHLVRPTVVTLFSPRKGKFNVTDKGSLLDQTYFDATTVRPHLIIAGLLVFGVVFGFVKLLYPHLFDVQFDTVLLNTAWAVFSLLILISAISVAREQRQVRENIRIAARMPVTLYFEDGYVVDGTTVDISLGGLAAELPEAFALAGRSVTDVSLPMGDETLTIPVDTVRMAGGHAKLRFQPLDMVRARHLVRAVMGRADAWQPAESLAPVPGFKSIKDIFSVDIDTIIDIWRLPRRRKKAMRAMAAAAVAGALAPTSANAAPAPVSLSAPAKTAPVSSVGGRQQRLLLKDLQVRNPIRLAGTRGEYGIPFGLRSNQVVTNASLTLAFNFSPALLGDLSQIVVLLNGEVVSALPLRPSDGTGQNITIPINPALFLPGDNSLNLRFVGHYTRDCEDPFHSSLWANVSNTRSALNITTQTLPLRPDLARLPAPFFDRNDNLALKLPFVFAAKPTNGELQAAASTASWFGGMASYRGYAFKPIYGQIPAGNAVLFTTPGRRIAGITTPSGPAVTIVTNPVDSEGQLLIVSGSNEKELKQAAAALAIGRGLLGGASASLEGVRLPSYPAYSAPRWLRTDRPVRLGEIAPRYSLQGTGLPPGPLSAGFHVAPDLFFWPRQGAKLDLRYRYPSAPWLDKQRSRLDLSMNGQYLTTLPLSGEHWWDKWIGAGRPTAYTSNADVILPRYDLFGQNSLVFDYNLLVQSKQRCEGMLPDNVRVAILPQSTIDLTHAYHALHMPDLATFAGGGYPFTVRPDMAETVALLPADPTPAVVETFLNVMGRFGDATGAPAIRLTVTRSINAAELEGKDILVIGPVQMAQSESLFSGAPVFYQDGRLRVTERTPVERLFDFFSPYDRSDAGTVDGFFSGSDSFNGIVGFQSPFDAGRSVVALLASDPEALPALVGGLNDTKINAQVQGDLSVVDGEGMTSFAVGNGYWVGSLPIWMKIAYWMSQRPILMALGGLLVAFLVSAPVYLLFKRQEEKRLEAVKQS, from the coding sequence ATGCGCCTTCTCCCTTTCTTAGCCCCGCAAGCCCTGCTGAGGTTTGCGGTGGGGCTCTTCGTGGCCGCCGTCATTCTGGTAGTGGTGACGGTGCCGCTCGACCTTGGTTCCCAGTGGATGTTTGCCCTCACGACCATGGCGGGCGTCCTGCTGTTCAATCGATCGCGAAATCAGCGGGCGACAATCGCCATTGGTATGCTCTCGCTCCTGGTATCGACCCGCTATCTGTTCTGGCGCACCACCCACACGCTGGAATTTGACAGCCTATCTGCCGCGCTGCTCGGGTCGGGCCTATATCTGGCGGAGCTATATGCCTGGATCATCCTGGTGCTGGGACTGCTGCAAACCAGCTGGCCGCTCGACCGGCCGGTGGTGGAAATCGAGGGCGATCCCGAAAGCTGGCCGGTCATAGACGTCTATATACCGACCTATAATGAAAGCCTGGCGATCGTCCAGAACACGGTCTTTGCGGCCATGGACATGGATTATCCCAAAGACCGCTTTCATGTCTATATTCTGGACGACGGCCGCCGCCCGGAGTTTCGCGCATTCGCACGGCAGGCGGGCTGCGGTTATTTAACGCGGGCCGACAATCTTCATGCGAAGGCGGGCAATCTTAATGCCGCGATGAAGAAGACAGATGGGCAACTGATCGCCATCTTCGATTGCGATCACGTGCCGACCCGTGCCTTCCTGCAAATGACGGTGGGCTGGTTCCAGAAGGATGCGCGGCTCGCCATGTTACAGACGCCGCACCATTTCTATTCGCCCGATCCGGTCCAGCGCAACCTCGGCAATGTCAAGGAACTGCCAGGCGAAGGTGACCTGTTCTACGGCGCGGTGCAAAAGGGCAACGACCTTTGGAACGCGACCTTTTTCTGCGGCTCCTGCGCCATCATCCGCCGTTCCGCCCTGGAACAGACCAACGGTTTTGCCGGTGAGACCGTGACCGAGGACGCCCATACCGCGCTCAAACTCCAGCGCATGGGCTGGAACACGGCCTATATCGGCATCCGTCTGTCGGCGGGCCTCGCCACTGAACGGCTTGTCCTGCATGTCGGCCAGCGTATCCGCTGGGCACGCGGCATGACGCAGATCATGCGAATCGACAATCCGCTATTCGGCCCCGGCCTCAACTGGCACCAGCGGCTTTGTTATCTGAATGCGATGCTGCATTTCCAGTTTCCGCTGCCGCGCATCGTCTTCCTGACCTCGCCGCTCGCCTATCTGATCGCAGGGCAAAACATCATCCACGCCTCCGCCGCACTGATCTTCGCCTACGCGCTACCGCACCTCTTCATCTCGACCATGTCGAGCGAGCGCATCCAGGGGGGCGACCGGCGGCCGTTCTGGGGTGAGATTTACGAGACGCTGCTTGCCTTCCATCTTGTGAGGCCGACCGTCGTCACACTATTCAGTCCGCGCAAGGGCAAGTTCAACGTGACCGATAAGGGCAGTCTGCTCGACCAGACCTATTTCGATGCGACGACCGTGCGGCCGCACCTGATTATCGCCGGCCTGCTTGTCTTCGGGGTGGTGTTTGGCTTCGTGAAACTGCTCTACCCGCATCTGTTCGATGTCCAGTTCGACACTGTGCTGCTCAATACCGCCTGGGCCGTTTTCAGCCTGCTCATCCTTATTTCCGCCATCTCGGTGGCACGTGAGCAGCGGCAGGTGCGCGAGAATATCCGCATCGCCGCGCGCATGCCGGTCACCCTTTATTTCGAGGATGGCTATGTCGTCGATGGCACCACCGTTGACATTTCCCTCGGTGGGCTGGCGGCTGAACTGCCGGAGGCGTTCGCCCTCGCTGGTCGCTCGGTGACCGATGTCTCGTTGCCGATGGGGGACGAGACTCTGACCATCCCGGTCGACACTGTGCGCATGGCCGGCGGCCACGCCAAGCTGCGCTTCCAGCCGCTCGACATGGTGCGCGCCCGCCATCTGGTCCGCGCCGTCATGGGCCGCGCCGACGCTTGGCAGCCGGCCGAATCGCTCGCGCCTGTGCCCGGCTTTAAATCGATCAAGGATATTTTCAGCGTGGACATCGATACCATCATCGACATATGGCGCCTGCCGCGCCGCCGAAAGAAGGCAATGCGCGCAATGGCCGCCGCCGCGGTGGCGGGTGCGCTCGCACCGACGTCCGCCAATGCGGCGCCTGCTCCCGTGTCCCTCAGTGCGCCAGCTAAAACGGCACCGGTGTCCAGCGTGGGCGGCCGGCAGCAGCGGTTGCTGCTCAAGGACCTACAGGTCAGGAACCCGATCCGCCTGGCCGGCACCCGCGGCGAATATGGCATCCCGTTCGGCTTGCGTAGTAATCAGGTGGTGACCAACGCGTCGCTGACACTTGCCTTCAACTTCTCGCCGGCCTTGCTCGGAGATCTCAGTCAGATCGTCGTTCTGTTGAACGGAGAAGTGGTGAGCGCGCTACCGCTGCGTCCGTCCGACGGAACAGGCCAGAACATCACTATCCCGATCAACCCGGCCCTCTTCTTGCCAGGCGACAATTCGCTCAACCTGCGCTTCGTGGGCCATTATACCCGCGACTGCGAGGACCCCTTCCACAGCTCGCTCTGGGCCAATGTCAGCAACACGCGCTCGGCCCTGAATATCACGACGCAAACGCTACCGTTGCGGCCGGACCTGGCCCGGCTGCCTGCTCCCTTCTTTGACCGTAATGACAATCTGGCGCTGAAACTGCCCTTCGTCTTCGCCGCCAAGCCGACCAATGGCGAGCTGCAGGCGGCGGCGAGCACGGCCTCCTGGTTCGGGGGCATGGCAAGCTACCGCGGTTATGCCTTCAAACCGATTTACGGACAGATCCCCGCGGGCAATGCCGTACTGTTCACGACGCCGGGCCGCCGGATCGCGGGCATAACAACGCCATCGGGACCGGCCGTCACTATCGTCACCAATCCGGTGGATAGCGAAGGCCAGTTGCTGATCGTCAGCGGCAGTAATGAAAAGGAATTGAAGCAGGCTGCCGCCGCCCTTGCCATCGGGCGCGGACTGCTAGGCGGGGCGAGTGCCTCACTCGAGGGAGTGCGCCTGCCGTCCTATCCCGCCTATTCGGCGCCGCGCTGGCTGCGGACCGACCGCCCGGTGCGGCTGGGCGAAATCGCGCCACGCTATTCGCTTCAGGGCACCGGCCTTCCGCCGGGGCCGCTCAGCGCCGGCTTCCATGTCGCGCCCGATCTGTTCTTCTGGCCGCGGCAGGGAGCCAAGCTCGACCTGCGCTATCGCTATCCCTCCGCGCCTTGGCTCGACAAACAAAGGTCGCGCCTCGACCTGTCGATGAACGGGCAATATCTGACGACCCTGCCGCTGAGCGGCGAGCATTGGTGGGATAAGTGGATTGGCGCGGGCCGGCCCACCGCATATACGTCCAATGCCGACGTGATCCTGCCTCGCTACGACCTGTTCGGACAGAACTCGCTCGTGTTCGACTATAATCTTCTGGTGCAGTCGAAACAGCGGTGCGAAGGCATGCTACCGGACAATGTTCGCGTCGCGATCCTGCCGCAAAGCACGATCGACCTCACCCATGCCTATCATGCGCTGCACATGCCGGATCTTGCCACTTTTGCGGGCGGGGGATATCCCTTCACCGTGCGGCCAGACATGGCGGAAACCGTCGCGTTGCTACCTGCTGACCCAACGCCAGCGGTGGTCGAAACCTTCCTGAACGTCATGGGTCGCTTTGGTGATGCGACCGGTGCGCCCGCCATCCGATTGACCGTCACCCGGTCGATTAACGCCGCGGAGCTGGAGGGGAAGGATATTCTCGTCATCGGCCCGGTGCAGATGGCTCAGTCGGAGTCGCTCTTTTCGGGAGCACCGGTCTTTTATCAGGACGGCCGGCTCCGCGTTACGGAGCGCACCCCGGTCGAACGCCTGTTCGACTTCTTCTCCCCCTATGACCGCAGCGATGCGGGGACGGTCGACGGGTTCTTTTCCGGATCGGACAGCTTCAACGGCATTGTCGGTTTCCAGTCCCCCTTCGACGC